Proteins encoded together in one Lathyrus oleraceus cultivar Zhongwan6 chromosome 5, CAAS_Psat_ZW6_1.0, whole genome shotgun sequence window:
- the LOC127083483 gene encoding serine/threonine-protein phosphatase 7 long form homolog, whose amino-acid sequence MFVVSFLKVQYNNFLYCLFLKDPKKFRQRSHPMPYPDPWCVPYIERAGFGHVMHVVNATIDAKFILALCERWRPETHTFHLPTGECTVTLEDVYMLLGLRIDGKPVTGNVQQPNQICVEMLGVDLVEGEGSAKARGQGIKLSSLQLYHDSITLTEESSEQEKVIKTRVYIMLLFGNLLFPEGTGNSINFMYLSLLGDIDRISTYSWGSAVLAFLYSSLCKNAQNEHCTFSGCSFLLQTWGWWRLPRLAPENPNDYSFPYATRFITTGLDYSLTPKNKIIFYRQLLDRLRAQDFIWRPYLGLEHQPNPEDAAVWTAKTAIMRFTTVEMHQSDRVKLQFGMHQDIPGPPMSMEPWHLKKVSHQWYAQNWKEFAKEFRKMWKDRAHYVLQFPVAPNEMKPTREYVEWYRANTNPEMIVSDPFYLDDPRMQQPYFQQQQPPQYSQQQQPPPYYQQQQPPQPFYQQQPPPPYYQQQPPPPYYQQQQPQHMSTPQPNQQYIPQTQSQYHEDYQQQTQHSHHHQQSQHLPQYQSPYFHQSQQFQHGNFPSSSSPPPSPDTGIQEDYQQDYYTPQQTLHFGQPDSTLNYQRPQFEGAPSSSQFVPPRQSFEGAEGTRLSYSTEGTSTEPQRQAARGRVRARGGNREAPPPREPSRRVTRPPPCGSYKGPHHM is encoded by the exons atgtttgtagttagttttttaaaagtccaatataataattttttatattgtttgtttttaaaggatcccaagaaatttcgtcaacgttcacacccaatgccttatccagacccatggtgcgtaccttacatagagcgtgcgggtttcggtcatgtaatgcatgtcgtaaatgccaccattgatgccaaattcattttggctctgtgtgaacgttggagacctgagacacacacctttcacctaccaactggtgaatgtaccgtcacattagaggacgtgtacatgcttttaggtcttagaatagatggtaagcctgtcaccggaaatgttcaacagcctaaccaaatatgtgttgaaatgttgggggtagatctggtcgagggtgaggggtctgccaaagcaaggggtcagggtattaaattatctagcctacaattgtaccacgactccataactttgactgaggaatcctccgaacaagaaaaagtcataaaaacccgggtttacattatgctattgtttgggaacttgctatttcccgaagggacgggaaatagcataaattttatgtacttgagtttgctcggggacattgatagaataagcacatatagttggggttctgcagtattagcattcctatatagctctttgtgtaaaaatgcacaaaatgagcactgtacattttctggatgttCTTTTTTGCTtcaaacatgggggtggtggagattgccgaggctagccccagaaaatcctaatgactactccttcccctacgcaactag gttcattacaaccggactggattacagtcttacccccaaaaataaaattatattttatcgtcaactgttggatcgtctccgagcacaggat tttatttggaggccatatttgggattggaacatcaaccaaaccccgaagatgcagctgtttggacagcaaaaacggccataatgcggttcaccactgtggagatgcaccaaagtgaccgtgtcaagcttcaattcggaatgcatcaagacatcccaggccccccaatgtccatggaaccttggcatctaaaaaaagtcagccaccagtggtatgcccaaaattggaaggaatttgctaaggagtttcgaaaaatgtggaaagaccgtgcccactatgttctacaatttccggtggcgcccaacgaaatgaagccgacaagggaatatgtggaatggtatagagcaaataccaatccagaaatgattgtgtctgacccgttctatttggacgatccccggatgcaacagccatatttccaacaacaacaaccaccacagtattcccaacaacaacaaccaccaccttattaccaacaacaacaaccaccacaaccattttaccaacaacaaccaccaccaccttattaccaacaacaaccaccaccaccatattaccaacaacaacaaccacaacacatgtccaccccccaaccaaatcaacaatacataccacaaactcaatcccaataccatgaagactaccaacaacaaactcaacattcccaccaccatcaacagtcccaacacctaccacaatatcaatccccctacttccaccaatcccaacaaTTCCAACACGGCAATTTCCcaagctcttccagtcctccacctagccccgacacgggtatacaagaggactaccaacaggactactacacaccacaacaaacattgcactttggccaacccgattcaaccctaaactaccaaagaccacaattcgagggcgcacccagcagtagtcagtttgtcccaccgagacaaagcttcgagggcgcagaggggacccgtctttcctacagcactgaagggacttcgaccgAACCACAACGGCAAGCGGCAAGGGGGCGCGTTAGggcaaggggtggtaatagggaagcaccaccaccacgtgaaccgtctaggcgagtaactagacctcccccgtgcggatcgtacaagggaccgcatcatatgtga